One window from the genome of Cryptomeria japonica chromosome 6, Sugi_1.0, whole genome shotgun sequence encodes:
- the LOC131068675 gene encoding serine carboxypeptidase-like 35, translating to MATLASFCGWARILALVLLVNGCRGANGVAKESDKVASLPGQPPVDFAQYAGYVSINERKALFYWFFEAATNPSEKPLVLWLNGGPGCSSVGYGAALELGPFKVQKNVPSLRLNPYSWNKEANMLFLEAPVGVGFSYTNKSSDLKELGDRITAEDSYSFLVNWFQRFPEYKSREFYIAGESYAGHYVPQLAEVIYDSNKNTSKDKVINLEGFMVGNAVMDEENDENGLIDYAWSHAVISDEDYHSLKNCISKPDNQFSCKSAIRNFAKSYSEIDIYSLYTPVCVEELDKKPRRLVSGPKALSIHDLWHQLPSGYDPCTEEYAEKYFNREDVQRALHANTTKISYPWTLCSEVINWNDSPSSVLPIYRKLIKGGLRIWVYSGDTDGRVPVTSTRYSLNALGLKIKEEWSAWFCSQQVGGWTVGYEGLKFLTVRGAGHQVPTFTPKRALSVFKHFLSGMPLPNLRSAS from the exons ATGGCGACCCTTGCTTCTTTCTGTGGCTGGGCTCGTATTTTGGCTTTGGTTTTGCTGGTGAATGGCTGCAGAGGGGCGAATGGGGTCGCTAAAGAATCAGACAAAGTAGCAAGCTTGCCAGGCCAACCGCCCGTAGACTTTGCTCAATATGCTGGATATGTGAGTATTAATGAGAGGAAGGCTTTATTTTACTGGTTCTTCGAAGCCGCCACAAATCCATCAGAAAAGCCTCTTGTTCTTTGGTTGAATGGAG GACCTGGCTGTTCGTCCGTTGGCTACGGTGCGGCGTTGGAATTGGGGCCATTTAAAGTACAGAAGAATGTACCATCGCTGCGTTTAAACCCATATTCTTGGAACAAAG AGGCAAACATGCTATTTTTGGAAGCACCTGTTGGAGTTGGTTTTTCCTACACAAACAAGTCCTCAGATTTAAAAGAACTTGGAGACAGGATTACAG CTGAGGATTCCTATTCATTCCTAGTAAATTGGTTCCAAAGGTTTCCAGAGTATAAATCTCGTGAGTTTTACATTGCTGGCGAAAGTTATGCAG GTCACTATGTGCCTCAGCTCGCAGAAGTGATATATGACAGCAACAAAAACACAAGCAAGGATAAGGTCATTAATTTGGAAGGTTTCATG GTAGGAAATGCAGTGATGGACGAGGAGAATGACGAGAACGGTTTGATAGATTATGCTTGGAGTCATGCAGTCATTTCAGACGAAGATTATCATAGTTTAAAGAACTGCATTTCGAAACCAGATAACCAGTTCTCCTGTAAAAGTGCTATCAGAAACTTCGCCAAAAGTTACTCGGAAATCGATATTTATAGTTTGTACACGCCTGTTTGTGTGGAAGAACTTGATAAAAAACCAAGACGACTTGTGTCAGGCCCCAAGGCCCTTTCTATACAT gacctgtGGCACCAATTGCCTTCGGGATATGATCCTTGCACGGAAGAATATGCAGAGAAATATTTCAATAGAGAGGACGTGCAAAGAGCCTTGCATGCAAACACAACCAAAATTTCTTATCCCTGGACGCTGTGCAG TGAGGTCATCAATTGGAACGATTCTCCTTCTTCTGTTTTGCCCATTTACAGAAAGCTCATTAAAGGCGGCTTACGCATATGGGTGTACAG TGGTGATACTGATGGAAGGGTTCCAGTAACTTCAACCCGGTATAGCCTGAATGCTCTGGGGCTCAAGATAAAGGAAGAATGGAGCGCTTGGTTCTGCAGCCAGCAG GTGGGAGGATGGACTGTTGGTTATGAAGGGCTTAAATTTCTGACAGTGAGAGGAGCAGGGCACCAAGTGCCCACTTTCACTCCCAAACGAGCTCTCTCAGTTTTCAAGCATTTCCTGTCAGGCATGCCTTTGCCCAATTTAAGATCTGCTAGTTAG